The nucleotide sequence CCATGCAGCTGACAAAAAGGCTAAGAAATAATGGAAACTAAAGCTATCCTCAAAGGTGTGCGCCTGTCGGACCAAAAGGGCCGCCTGGTTGCTGACCTGATCCGTGGCAAGAAAGTTGACGCTGCACTCAACATCTTGCAATTCAGCCCGAAAAAAGGTGCTGCGATCATCAAACGCGTTCTGGAATCCGCTATTGCGAATGCCGAGCACAATGATGGCGCGGACATCGACGAATTGTTCGTGAAAACGATCTACGTCGAAAAGGGCCCGGTCCTGAAGCGCTTCACCGCGCGTGCAAAAGGCCGTGGCGACCGTATTTCGAAACAATCCTGTCACGTTTACGTGACTGTCGGTAACTAAGGAGCCACGATGGGTCAGAAAATTCATCCAACCGGTTTCCGTCTGGCGGTCACCCGTAACTGGGCTTCGCGCTGGTATGCAGGCAACGGTAATTTCGCTGCCATGCTGAACGAAGACTTGAAAGCACGTGCTTACCTGAAAAAGAAACTGAAGAACGCTTCCGTTGGTCGCATCGTTATCGAGCGCCCAGCCAAGAACGCGCGCTTCACGATCTACAGCTCGCGTCCAGGCGTGGTCATTGGTAAAAAAGGCGAAGACATCGAAGTACTGAAGTCCGCGCTGACCAAGATCATGGGCGTACCTGTTCACGTGAACATCGAAGAAATTCGCAAGCCAGAAATCGACTCGCAACTGATCGCCGATTCGATCGCTCAGCAGCTGGAAAAACGGATCATGTTCCGCCGCGCCATGAAGCGTGCAATGCAAAATGCAATGCGCCTGGGTGCTCTCGGTATCAAGATCATGTCGTCCGGCCGTCTGAACGGTATCGAAATCGCGCGTAAAGAGTGGTACCGCGAAGGCCGCGTGCCTCTGCATACCCTGCGCGCCGATATCGACTACGGTACCAGCGAAGCGTCGACCACCTACGGCATCATCGGTGTCAAGGTGTGGGTATACAAAGGTGACCGCGCGCCTAACGGCGATGCACCAGTCATCGATACCCCAGCTGACGAGAAGAAAAGCCGCGGCCCACGCCGTGACGATGGCAAGCCAGCTGGCCGTCCACGTCCAGCCGGTGCCGGTGCGAAACCATCCACAGCACCAGGTGCACGTGTGCGTACCGCCGCTAAACCGGCCGCCGCAGCAGCACCAGCTGAGAAAGCAGGAGAATAATCATGCTGCAACCAGCACGCAGAAAGTATCGTAAAGAGCAGAAAGGCCGTAACACCGGTATTTCGCACAGCCGCGGCACCGCCGTGTCGTTTGGCGAATTCGGTCTGAAGGCAGTTGCGCGCGGTCGTATCACTGCGCGTCAAATTGAAGCGGCGCGTCGTGCAATGACGCGTCACATCAAGCGCGGTGGCCGTATCTGGATCCGTATTTTCCCGGACAAACCGATTTCGAACAAACCGGCTGAAGTCCGTATGGGTAACGGTAAAGGTAATCCTGAGTACTACGTCGCTGAGATTCAGCCAGGCAAAGTACTGTACGAAATGGATGGCGTTGATGAAGCGCTGGCACGGGAAGCATTCCGTCTTGCCGCCGCTAAACTGCCACTGGCGACGACGTTTGTCATCCGCCAAGTCGGCCAATAATTGGAGTTGTATATGAAAGCATCTGAACTCCGCGGCAAGGACCAGCCAGCTCTGCAAAAAGAGCTGAATGACCTGTTGAAGGCACAGTTCGGCCTGCGCATGCAAATCGCTACGCAGCAGCTGAGCAACACTTCGCAGCTCAAGAAGGTACGCCGCGATATCGCGCGTGTGAAGACGGTAATGAATCTGAAGGAAGCCAAATGAACGAACCAGTGAAACAGTCGCTCAAGCGCACGCTGATCGGTAAAGTGGTTTCGGACAAGATGGACAAGACCGTTACCGTTCTGATCGAGCGCCACGTAAAACATCCTTTGTATGGCAAGATCATCATGCGCTCGAACAAGTATCACGCGCATGACGAGACCAACCAAGTCAAGGCCGGTGATACGGTCGAGATCCAGGAAGGTCGCCCGATCTCCAAAACGAAGGCATGGACGGTGACACGTGTGGTTCAAGCCGCACCAACCGTTTAAATAAAAACCACCGTTTCGGCGGTGGGTTTTAATTAGTACTTGCAGGCCCGCAAATTGTATGTAATACTTGCGGGCTTCGTTCATGTAAC is from Janthinobacterium sp. 61 and encodes:
- the rpmC gene encoding 50S ribosomal protein L29, translated to MKASELRGKDQPALQKELNDLLKAQFGLRMQIATQQLSNTSQLKKVRRDIARVKTVMNLKEAK
- the rpsC gene encoding 30S ribosomal protein S3 gives rise to the protein MGQKIHPTGFRLAVTRNWASRWYAGNGNFAAMLNEDLKARAYLKKKLKNASVGRIVIERPAKNARFTIYSSRPGVVIGKKGEDIEVLKSALTKIMGVPVHVNIEEIRKPEIDSQLIADSIAQQLEKRIMFRRAMKRAMQNAMRLGALGIKIMSSGRLNGIEIARKEWYREGRVPLHTLRADIDYGTSEASTTYGIIGVKVWVYKGDRAPNGDAPVIDTPADEKKSRGPRRDDGKPAGRPRPAGAGAKPSTAPGARVRTAAKPAAAAAPAEKAGE
- the rplV gene encoding 50S ribosomal protein L22, giving the protein MMETKAILKGVRLSDQKGRLVADLIRGKKVDAALNILQFSPKKGAAIIKRVLESAIANAEHNDGADIDELFVKTIYVEKGPVLKRFTARAKGRGDRISKQSCHVYVTVGN
- the rplP gene encoding 50S ribosomal protein L16; translated protein: MLQPARRKYRKEQKGRNTGISHSRGTAVSFGEFGLKAVARGRITARQIEAARRAMTRHIKRGGRIWIRIFPDKPISNKPAEVRMGNGKGNPEYYVAEIQPGKVLYEMDGVDEALAREAFRLAAAKLPLATTFVIRQVGQ
- the rpsQ gene encoding 30S ribosomal protein S17; protein product: MNEPVKQSLKRTLIGKVVSDKMDKTVTVLIERHVKHPLYGKIIMRSNKYHAHDETNQVKAGDTVEIQEGRPISKTKAWTVTRVVQAAPTV